A portion of the Lysinibacillus timonensis genome contains these proteins:
- a CDS encoding ATP phosphoribosyltransferase regulatory subunit, translating into MTSLKMFEKPIGMRDTFPITYEKSKEVEEVGRDFLRSRGFDFIKTPTLEYYDTVGKASVIYDATLFKLVDTQGNTLVLRPDMTTPIARVATSKLLKEKIPLRLAYFANVFRAQQTEGGRPAEFDQMGVEIIGDKTVYADAEVIITAINLIQNYGIQSFKVTIGHAGVLNCILNDYTESSEQADQLRNLLVERNYVGFEESVISFDLPKTKSDALLQFINEAANIQSIEQIEKYVSKNDALFYMRQLAEIIELAELSEYVAFDFTLSSHMNYYTGMLFELFAEGSGFPLGNGGRYDGLLHHFGSDVGATGFGIRVDRLLEILPTQPSQEQTVAVIFEEGQFTAALKQANTLRNEGKLVTLQAKKGLINETAFNNLFDEVVYVTQEDKEQ; encoded by the coding sequence ATGACATCTTTAAAAATGTTCGAAAAACCGATAGGAATGCGCGATACTTTCCCGATTACATATGAAAAATCGAAAGAAGTGGAAGAAGTTGGCCGTGATTTCCTTCGATCACGTGGGTTTGATTTTATTAAAACTCCAACATTAGAATACTACGACACTGTTGGAAAAGCGTCGGTAATCTATGACGCTACATTATTTAAATTAGTAGATACTCAAGGGAATACATTAGTGCTACGTCCTGATATGACAACGCCGATTGCACGTGTGGCGACATCAAAATTATTAAAAGAGAAAATTCCTTTACGTTTAGCATATTTTGCAAATGTATTCCGTGCACAACAAACGGAAGGTGGACGCCCTGCAGAATTCGATCAAATGGGTGTTGAAATCATTGGCGATAAAACGGTTTACGCAGATGCAGAGGTTATCATAACTGCCATTAATTTGATTCAAAACTATGGCATCCAATCGTTTAAAGTAACGATTGGTCATGCGGGTGTATTAAATTGTATTTTAAACGATTATACCGAGAGTAGTGAACAAGCGGATCAATTAAGAAATCTATTAGTAGAACGTAATTATGTTGGGTTTGAAGAAAGTGTGATTTCCTTTGACTTACCAAAAACAAAGTCAGATGCATTGCTGCAATTTATTAATGAAGCAGCAAATATCCAATCTATAGAACAAATTGAAAAATACGTTTCTAAAAATGATGCGCTATTCTACATGCGACAACTAGCTGAAATTATTGAGTTAGCAGAACTATCAGAGTATGTTGCCTTTGATTTTACACTATCAAGCCATATGAACTACTACACAGGCATGCTTTTTGAATTATTTGCAGAAGGTAGCGGATTCCCGCTTGGAAATGGTGGCCGTTATGATGGGCTTCTTCACCATTTCGGTAGTGATGTAGGAGCAACTGGTTTTGGCATTCGTGTGGATCGATTATTAGAAATTTTACCTACTCAACCATCACAAGAACAAACAGTGGCAGTTATTTTTGAAGAGGGTCAATTTACAGCTGCCCTTAAACAGGCAAATACCCTAAGAAATGAAGGGAAATTGGTTACTTTACAAGCGAAAAAAGGGCTTATAAACGAAACCGCCTTTAACAATTTATTTGATGAAGTTGTTTACGTTACCCAGGAGGATAAAGAGCAATGA